From Pseudomonas putida, one genomic window encodes:
- a CDS encoding Na+/H+ antiporter subunit E, with product MSRLFPAPLLSVALFVLWLLLNLSLSPGNLLLAAALGILAPLLMAPLRPQHARVRRPLMVVKLLGRVGIDVIQSNLQVAFSVLRAGQHPPRSAFVHIPLDLRDAHGLAALSMITTVVPGTVWSELALDRSVLLLHVFDLKDENAFIEHFKHAYERPLMEIFQ from the coding sequence ATGAGCCGACTTTTCCCCGCACCGCTGCTGTCTGTCGCGCTGTTCGTACTGTGGCTGCTGCTGAACCTCTCGCTAAGCCCGGGCAACCTGCTGCTCGCCGCCGCGCTTGGCATTCTGGCGCCGCTGCTGATGGCGCCACTGCGCCCCCAGCACGCCCGCGTGCGCAGGCCGCTGATGGTCGTAAAGCTGCTGGGCCGCGTGGGCATCGACGTCATCCAGTCCAACCTGCAAGTCGCCTTCAGCGTTTTGCGCGCCGGGCAACACCCGCCTCGCTCAGCCTTTGTCCATATCCCACTGGACCTGCGCGATGCCCACGGCCTGGCAGCACTGTCGATGATCACCACCGTAGTGCCCGGTACCGTCTGGTCAGAGCTGGCACTGGACCGTAGCGTCCTGCTGCTGCACGTGTTCGACCTCAAGGATGAAAACGCCTTCATCGAGCACTTCAAACACGCCTACGAACGACCGCTGATGGAGATTTTCCAATGA
- a CDS encoding enoyl-CoA hydratase yields MAFETILLDIHGKVGLITLNRPQALNALNAQIVSEINQALDQLERDPNIGCVVLTGSAKAFAAGADIKEMAELKYPQIYVDDLFSDADRIANRRKPIIAAVSGFALGGGCELAMMCDFILAGDNAKFGQPEINLGVLPGMGGTQRLTRAVGKAKAMELCLTGRLMGAEEAERAGLVARVVPQAELVQEALKVAATIAGKSIPVSMMVKESVNRAFEVTLSEGVRFERRVFHAAFATEDQKEGMAAFIAKREAQFKDC; encoded by the coding sequence ATGGCATTCGAAACCATCCTGTTGGATATTCACGGTAAGGTCGGCCTGATTACCCTTAACCGGCCCCAGGCGCTCAATGCGCTCAACGCGCAGATCGTCAGTGAGATCAACCAGGCCCTGGACCAGCTCGAGCGTGACCCGAATATCGGCTGCGTGGTGCTGACGGGGTCGGCCAAAGCCTTTGCCGCCGGCGCCGATATCAAGGAAATGGCCGAGCTCAAATACCCGCAGATCTACGTCGATGACCTGTTCAGCGATGCCGACCGCATTGCCAACCGCCGCAAGCCGATTATCGCTGCGGTGTCGGGTTTTGCGTTGGGCGGTGGTTGTGAGCTGGCGATGATGTGCGACTTCATCCTGGCTGGCGACAATGCAAAGTTCGGGCAGCCGGAAATCAACCTGGGCGTACTGCCGGGCATGGGCGGTACCCAGCGCCTGACCCGTGCCGTGGGCAAGGCCAAGGCCATGGAGCTGTGTCTGACGGGGCGCCTGATGGGGGCTGAGGAGGCGGAGCGGGCAGGCCTGGTTGCGCGCGTGGTGCCACAGGCCGAACTGGTGCAGGAGGCATTGAAGGTGGCTGCAACCATTGCTGGCAAGTCGATCCCGGTGAGCATGATGGTCAAGGAAAGCGTCAACCGGGCCTTTGAAGTCACGCTGAGCGAAGGTGTGCGTTTCGAGCGCCGTGTGTTTCATGCCGCATTTGCCACTGAAGACCAGAAGGAAGGGATGGCGGCGTTCATTGCCAAGCGTGAGGCTCAGTTCAAGGACTGCTGA
- a CDS encoding Na+/H+ antiporter subunit G gives MTEVLELPLWLELVTAALLLLGSLFALIGAIGLLRLKDYFQRMHPPALASTIGAWCVALASIIYFSWLKQGPVLHAWLIPVLLSITVPVTTLLLARAALFRKRMAGEAVPEEVSNSQEGGN, from the coding sequence ATGACCGAGGTTCTTGAATTACCGCTCTGGCTCGAGCTCGTTACCGCCGCCCTGCTGCTGCTCGGCAGCCTGTTCGCGCTGATCGGGGCCATTGGCCTGCTGCGCCTCAAGGATTATTTCCAGCGCATGCACCCGCCAGCCCTGGCCTCGACCATCGGAGCCTGGTGCGTTGCCTTGGCTTCGATCATCTACTTTTCATGGCTCAAGCAAGGCCCGGTACTGCACGCCTGGTTGATCCCTGTTCTACTGTCGATCACCGTACCGGTCACTACCCTGCTACTGGCCAGGGCGGCGCTGTTTCGCAAACGCATGGCCGGGGAAGCGGTACCCGAAGAAGTCAGTAACAGCCAGGAGGGTGGCAATTGA
- a CDS encoding TraR/DksA family transcriptional regulator produces MTKEQLLAMSADDYMNADQLAFFTGLLQAMKVETHERIELSRATIESLDTPSDPADVASVEEERHWLVNAIERDQRLLPQLEMALGRIADESFGWCDDSGEPIGLQRLLISPTTKYCIEAQERHEQLDRHQRQI; encoded by the coding sequence ATGACCAAGGAACAGTTGCTGGCCATGTCGGCCGATGACTACATGAACGCTGATCAGCTGGCCTTCTTCACTGGCCTGCTGCAGGCGATGAAAGTAGAAACCCATGAACGCATCGAGCTGAGCCGTGCCACCATCGAAAGCCTGGATACCCCGTCGGATCCTGCCGACGTGGCCTCGGTCGAAGAAGAGCGTCACTGGTTGGTAAATGCCATCGAACGTGATCAGCGTTTGCTGCCGCAGCTGGAAATGGCCTTGGGCCGTATCGCTGACGAAAGCTTCGGCTGGTGCGATGACAGTGGTGAACCGATCGGCCTGCAGCGTCTGCTGATCAGCCCGACCACCAAGTACTGCATCGAAGCCCAGGAGCGCCACGAGCAGCTCGATCGCCACCAGCGCCAGATCTGA
- a CDS encoding K+/H+ antiporter subunit F, producing MTGLLAYAVLASLFIFALAMGLTLIRLFRGPSAQDRVLALDYLYILGMLMMLVLGIRYASDTYFEGALLIALFGFVGSFALAKFLLRGEVIE from the coding sequence ATGACAGGCCTGCTAGCCTACGCAGTGCTCGCCAGCTTGTTCATCTTTGCCCTGGCCATGGGCCTGACGCTGATCCGGCTGTTTCGCGGCCCCTCCGCCCAGGACCGGGTACTGGCACTGGACTACCTGTACATCCTGGGCATGCTCATGATGCTGGTACTGGGGATCCGCTATGCCAGCGATACCTACTTTGAGGGTGCGCTATTGATTGCACTGTTCGGCTTTGTCGGCTCGTTTGCCTTGGCCAAGTTCCTGCTGCGTGGCGAGGTAATAGAATGA
- a CDS encoding monovalent cation/H+ antiporter subunit D, producing MSEMSRLIIAPILLPLLTAAVMLILGDKHRLLKARLNLLSTFSGLIIAVSLLLWVRVQGQAESIGVYLPGNWPAPFGIVLVVDHLSALMLTLTGVIGISALLFARARWDSAGASFHALFQIQLMGLYGAFLTADLFNLFVFFEVLLAASYGLLLHGSGRARVRAGLHYIAINLFASSLFLIGAAMLYGVTGTLNMADLALKVPLVPEADRGLLHAGAAILAVAFLAKAGIWPLNFWLVSAYASASAPVAALFAIMTKVGLYAVLRLWSLLFSGQAGASAHFGGQWLIYGGLVTLAIAAVSILAAQRLERMAALSILVSAGTLLGAIGFAQPALTGAALFYLVNSTLALGALFLLAELVERSRSANEPPLEDEEGSMPSPLESLHPPKGINLDDEQKAVIGQIIPWTMAFLGLSFIACALLIIGMPPLSGFVGKLNLISALFNPLGLGVPNERPLSAAGWALVVLLVLSGMASLIAFGRVGIQRFWKPEERPSPVLRRYECLPIVILLGLCIMLSFRAEPLLRYTQDTAASLQAPDTYIKAVMAAQPIPGPTTLDAQVQP from the coding sequence ATGAGCGAGATGAGCCGACTGATCATCGCCCCCATTCTGCTGCCGCTGCTGACCGCCGCAGTGATGCTGATACTGGGCGACAAGCACCGCCTGCTCAAGGCCCGCCTCAACCTGCTGTCGACCTTCAGCGGGCTGATCATCGCCGTCAGCTTGCTGTTGTGGGTGCGCGTCCAGGGCCAGGCGGAATCGATTGGCGTGTATCTGCCGGGCAACTGGCCCGCGCCTTTTGGCATCGTGCTGGTGGTTGACCACCTTTCGGCGCTGATGCTGACGTTGACCGGGGTCATCGGTATCAGCGCCCTGCTGTTCGCTCGCGCCCGCTGGGACAGCGCCGGCGCCAGCTTCCACGCACTGTTCCAGATCCAGTTGATGGGCCTGTATGGCGCCTTCCTGACCGCCGACCTGTTCAACCTTTTCGTCTTTTTCGAAGTGCTGCTCGCGGCCTCTTATGGCCTGCTGCTGCACGGTTCGGGACGAGCGCGGGTGCGCGCCGGCCTGCATTACATCGCCATTAACCTGTTCGCCTCTTCGCTGTTTCTGATTGGCGCCGCGATGCTTTACGGTGTGACCGGCACCCTGAACATGGCCGACCTCGCGCTGAAAGTACCGTTGGTGCCCGAGGCCGACCGTGGTTTGCTGCACGCGGGCGCGGCAATCCTGGCCGTAGCCTTCCTGGCGAAGGCCGGCATCTGGCCGCTGAATTTCTGGCTGGTATCGGCGTATGCCTCGGCCAGCGCACCCGTCGCCGCATTGTTCGCCATCATGACCAAGGTCGGCTTGTACGCTGTATTGCGGCTCTGGTCCCTGTTGTTCTCGGGCCAGGCCGGTGCATCGGCGCATTTCGGTGGGCAATGGCTGATCTACGGGGGCTTGGTCACCCTTGCCATCGCAGCCGTATCGATCCTTGCCGCACAGCGACTGGAGCGCATGGCGGCACTGAGCATACTGGTTTCGGCAGGCACCCTGCTGGGCGCGATCGGCTTCGCCCAGCCGGCCCTGACGGGTGCGGCCCTGTTCTATCTGGTCAACTCAACGTTGGCACTGGGTGCCCTGTTCCTGCTCGCCGAACTGGTGGAACGCTCTCGCTCGGCCAACGAGCCCCCGCTGGAAGACGAAGAAGGCAGCATGCCCTCGCCACTGGAATCACTGCACCCGCCCAAAGGGATCAACCTCGACGATGAGCAGAAGGCCGTGATCGGCCAGATCATTCCCTGGACCATGGCGTTCCTGGGCCTGAGCTTCATTGCCTGCGCCTTGCTGATCATCGGCATGCCACCGCTGTCTGGCTTCGTCGGCAAACTCAACTTGATCAGTGCGCTGTTCAACCCACTGGGGTTGGGGGTGCCGAACGAACGCCCGCTGTCCGCAGCCGGCTGGGCGCTGGTAGTTCTGCTCGTCCTGTCTGGCATGGCCTCGCTGATCGCTTTCGGCCGCGTGGGCATCCAGCGCTTCTGGAAGCCTGAAGAGCGCCCCTCTCCAGTACTGCGGCGCTATGAATGCCTGCCGATCGTGATTTTGCTGGGCCTGTGCATCATGCTCAGTTTCCGGGCCGAGCCCCTGCTACGATACACCCAGGACACGGCTGCCAGCCTGCAGGCCCCTGACACCTACATCAAGGCCGTGATGGCCGCGCAGCCGATACCCGGCCCGACCACGCTCGACGCACAGGTGCAGCCATGA
- a CDS encoding Na+/H+ antiporter subunit C, which yields MEEVIAVAIGVLAASGVWLILRPRTYQVIMGLCLLSYGVNLFIFSMGSLFIGKEPIIKEGVTQDLLHYTDPLPQALVLTAIVISFAMTALFLVVLLASRGLTGTDHVDGREREE from the coding sequence ATGGAAGAAGTCATTGCAGTCGCCATCGGCGTACTGGCCGCATCGGGCGTGTGGCTCATCCTGCGCCCTCGGACCTACCAGGTGATCATGGGCCTGTGCCTGCTATCGTACGGCGTCAACCTGTTCATCTTCAGCATGGGCAGCCTGTTCATCGGCAAGGAGCCGATCATCAAGGAAGGCGTGACCCAGGACCTGCTGCACTACACCGACCCGCTGCCCCAGGCACTGGTTCTGACGGCCATCGTCATCAGCTTTGCCATGACCGCCTTGTTCCTGGTGGTGCTGCTGGCCTCTCGCGGCCTGACCGGCACCGACCATGTGGATGGCCGGGAGCGTGAAGAATGA